Genomic segment of Umezawaea sp. Da 62-37:
CCGCGGAGTTGGCGCGGCCAACCGGCAGCGCGGGCGGCGGCCACGACGTCGGGATCCGGTTCGGACGGGCTGTCGCCGCGGCGGCCGCGGGGGTGCTTGGAGGTGACGGGACCGGACGGGTACAGGAGCACGTCGCCGGTCTGGACCACGACGAGCCGGTCGCGCTGGGGGTCGCCGTGCAGGACGACGTCGGCCGGGGAGGGCATGGCGACCAGGGCGGGGTCGTAGTAGACGGGGATCCAGCGTTCGCGGGGGCCGTCGACCTCCAGCCAGGAGCGGACGATGAGGCCGGACTGGACGCGGACGCGGCGGACGCGGGCCTTGCGGGTGGGGCGGCGGGCGGCGCGGGCGCGGGTGAGCAGGCGCCAGGCGGTGGCGGCGAGCACGAGCAGGACCACGGCGGCGGTGAACGCGAGGCCGCTGAGGGCGCGGTCGGCCTGCACCAGCAACTCGGCGCCGGGCATCACGACGTGGTCGGGGTCGGCCGGGTCGTAGGCGACCTGGGTCTTCTGGCCCGGCGCGGGTGGGCGGCCGGGGACGTCGACCAGGGCTGTGCGGTAGGTGCCGTCGGGCAGCGGCCAGTTCAGCTCCACGGTGTTCTGCGCGACCCGCACGACCTGGCCGACCGCGCGGCCGGTCAGCGCGCCGATGCGGTCGGACGCCGAGGTGAACGACAGCAGCGCCGCCACCGCGACACCCGCGCACAGCACGAGGACGACCGCCACCGCGGCGACGCCGTGGCGCACCGCCCTGATCCGGAACAAGCGAACTCCTCCTCCACAGGCCGACGGCCCGGCGGGGAAACCCACCGGGCCGTCGGGGAAAGCACCGCTATCAGCTGGTGAAGCCGATGTGGATGTAGTCGTACGGGCTGTTCGCGAAACCGACCGCGCCGAAGTTCGCGATGTTCTCGCGGACCGCGACGGCACCGGGGCTCTGGAAGATCGGCAACTGGTGGCCGGACTTCCAGATCGCCTCGTCGATCTGGTTCGCCAGGTCGGAGCGCTTGGTGTCGTCGAGCTCGCTGTTGGCCTCGTCGAACAGCTTGTTGATGTCGTCGCTGCCGACGCGGCCGTAGTTCTGGTTCACGTTGGCCGGGTCGAGCGCGTAGATCGACTTCGAGGAGCTGATCGGGAACGCCGTGCTCAGCCAGCGGAACGAGGTGATGTCGAAGTCACCGACGTTGATGTGCGACTTGAAGAAGTCCGCCGACGGGACGGCCTGGATGTCGACCTTGACGCCGACCTCCTTGAGCTGCGTCTGCACCAGCTTGGAGACCTGGTCGCTGGTCGGGTTCGGGGTCGGGATCACGAAGCGGATCGCGAGGTCCTTGCCGTCCTTCTTGCGGACGTCGCCCTCGAGCTTCCAACCGGCGTCGTCGAGCCCCTTCTTGGCGGCTTCCTTGTCGAACTTCGCGACCGCGGCGTTGTCCTTGTACTCCTTGGCGCCCAACAGGAAGATGTGGTTGCCGAGGACCTTCGGGTCGGGCTGGATCGGGCCGAGGATCGCCTTGGAGATCGTGGCCGTGTCGATGCCCTGCATGACCGACGTGCGCACCTTCGCGTCGCTCATGACGGCGGAGGCGGCACCGTTGAACGTCAGGTGGTTGTAGTCGGGGGTGACGGCCTGGCGGATCTTGATGCCGGGCGTCTGCTGCGCGCGCTTGTACAGGTCGACGTTGGAGCCGATGTCGTACCAGTCGATGGCGCCGTTGGCGAGCGAGTCGGCCAGCGCGGTGCGGTCGATCACCCGGAAGGTGATCTTGTCCAGCTTCGGCTTCTCGCCCCACCACGCGTCGTCGCGGACCACCGTGACGAGCTTGCCGGTCAGGTCGATCGTGCCGATCTTGAACGGACCCGCGGTGAGCTTCGGGCCGTCGACCCAGCCCTTGTTGAACTCGTCCGCCGTGGCGTTGAGCGACTTCGGGTACAGCGGGCCGAAGAGGCTCTTCCACTCGGCGAACTTCTTCTTGAAGGTGACCTTCACCTCCTGGTCGGAGGCGCCCTTCTCGACCTTCTCGATGTCCTCGTAGCCCGTGGTGGACGCGGTCAGGAACGCCGGGTCGGTGCCGTTGTTCGCCTTCGCCTGCGCGGCGAAGTCCTCCCACGAGAAGGCCGTGCCGTCACTCCACTTGGCCTTCGGGTTGAGCTTGTAGGTGACCACCTGCGGGTCCTGCGACGTGACCGACGCGTCCTCGAGGTAGTCCTTGTCCATCGCGATCGTCGAGTCGGCGTTCTGGCTGAAGATGTTCGGCATGACCGCGGAGATCATGCGGGCACCCGAGGCGACGGTGCCGTCGACGTTGTTGTAGTTCCAGTTGTCCGCCAGGGAGTCGACGGGCCACTTGAACTCGCCGCCCTCCTTCAGCTTGGACACCTCGACGGGGTTGATGTCGTCCTTGCCCTGCTCCTGCTGGTCAGCACCCTTGAGCCCCTGGTCGCTGCCCGTGGGACCGCTACCGCACGCGGTCAGCACCAATGCAAGCGCGGCCACCGGCGCGGCCACCCTGGCCAATACACGTCGACTCACTGTCGTGAACCTCCCTCATGCCTGGCCGCGTACGTCGTGGCCCGGTTCGTGCGCCCGGACGCCCCGCGTCCGGAAACCTCTTTGCCCCGTGTCCTGCACCGTAGGTGTGCGACTCAGAGGACTTGCCTGGTTTGAGCGAAGTGGCAGGCGGCCTCGTGGTCCTCGCCCTGTTCCTGGCGCGGCGGCTCCACCTCGACGCACGTGCGCTGCTTGTCCTCCGGCAGCGTCGCGTGCAGGAAGCAGCGGGTGCGGAACCGGCAGCCCGACGGCGGGTTGGCCGGGCTGGGCAGGTCGCCCGTCACCAGGATCCGCTCGCGCTGCCGCTCCTTGACCGGGTCCGGGATCGGGATCGCCGAGAGCAGCGCCTGGGTGTACGGGTGGCGCGGCGCGTCGAAGACCTGGTCGACCTGGCCGATCTCGACGATCTTGCCCAGGTACATGACCGCGACCCGGTCCGCGATGTGGCGCACCACGGACAGGTCGTGCGCGACGAAGAGGTAGCTCAGGCCCAGCTTGGCCTTCAGCTCCTCCAGCAGGTTGATCACACCCGCCTGGATGGACACGTCCAGCGCCGACACCGGCTCGTCGAGCACGATCAGCTTCGGTTCCAGCGCCAGCGCCCGCGCGATGCCGATGCGCTGCCGCTGCCCGCCGGAGAACTCGGCCGGGTAGCGGGACGCGTGCTCGCGGCGCAGCCCGACCAGGTCCAGCAGTTCGGGGATGCGCTTGTCGATCACCGACTTCTCGAACCCGTGCACCTGGAGGGGTTCGGCGATCACGTCGAAGATCGGCAGCCGGGGGTCGAGCGCGGCCATCGGGTCCTGGAACACGACCTGGAGGTCGCGGCGGATCGCCTTGCGGGACTTGGCGTTCAGGGTCGCGGCGTCCTGCCCGAGCACGGACAGCGTGCCGCCCATGGGCTTCTGGAGGTTGAGGATCTCCATCAGCGTGGTCGTCTTGCCGCAGCCGGACTCGCCCACGACGCCGAGCGTCTCGCCCTCGCGGATGTCGAACGAGATGCCGTCGACGGCGTGCACGGTGCCGACCCGGCGCTTGAGCACGACGCCCTTGGTGACCGGGTAGTGCTTCACCAGGCCCGAGAGCTGGAGCACGACCTTGCGCTCCTCGCGGGGCACCTTCGCGATCGGCGCCACCTCGATCACCTCGGCGCCGAAGATCTCCACGGCCGCCTCGGCGCCGTCGGTGTCCTTGGCCGCCAGCTCGTCGGTGCGGATGCAGGCCGCGCGGTGCTCGGGCGAGCCGTCCACGTCCACCAGTTCGGGCTCCGCGGTGCGGCAGGCGTCGATCTCCATCGGGCAGCGCGGCGCGAACGGGCAGCCGGGCGGCAGGTCGGTCAGCGACGGCGGCTGGCCCACGATCGGCACCAGCGGCTGCTTCTCGCCGACGTCCAGGCGCGGGATGGAACCCAGCAGGCCCAGCGTGTACGGCATCCGGGGGCGGGCGTAGATCTCGTCGACCTGCCCGGTCTCCACGGCCTTGCCCGCGTACATCACCATCAGCCGGTCGGCGAAGCCCGCGACGACGCCCAGGTCGTGGGTGATGATCACGATGCCCGCGCCGGTGACCTCCTGCGCGGTCTTGAGCACCTCCAGCACCTGCGCCTGCACCGTCACGTCGAGCGCGGTGGTCGGCTCGTCGGCGATGATCAGGTCGGGGTCGTTGGCGATGGCCATCGCGATGACCGCGCGCTGCCTCATGCCGCCGGAGAACTCGTGCGGGAACGCCTTGGCGCGCTCGACGGCGTTCGGGATGCCGACCAGGTCGAGCAGTTCCACCGCGCGCTTGGCGGCGGCCTGCTTGGAGATCTTCGCGCCGCGGTGCACCAGCAGCGCCTCGGCGATCTGGTCGCCGACGGTGTAGACCGGGGTCAACGCCGACAGCGGGTCCTGGAACACCATCGCGACGCGCTTGCCGCGGATCTTCGACAGCTCGCCGTCGTTCAGGCCGATCAGCTCGCGGCCCTGGAACTTGATGGAGCCGGTGATCCGCGCCTGCGGGGGCAGCAGGCCCATGACCGCGAGCGAGGACACCGACTTGCCGGAGCCGGACTCGCCGACGATGCCGAGCACCTCGCCGGGCGAGACCTGGTAGCTCAGGCCGCGCACCGCGCGCACCCGGCCGGACTCGCTGGGGAAGGACACCGCGAGGTCGTTGACCTCGAGCACCGGGCCGGTCGGGGCGGGCCGGTCGGCGGAGTCGAAGAGGAGTTCCGCGCTGGTCATCAGGCTTTTCCTCCGCCGGACGTGGTGGTGCTGGACGTGGTGGTGTCGGGTTCCGGGACGTGGGACGGGCGGTCCTCGTCCAGGTCGGCCTTCTTCTCGCGCTTGCGGCCGCGGGAGGACGTCGGGTCGAGCGCGTCGCGCAGGCCGTCGCCGACGAAGTTCACGGCGAGCACGAAGACCACCAGGAAGCCCGCCGGGATGAGGAACAGCCAGGCGTAGGTGAGCGCCGAGTCGCTGCCGGACGCGATGAGCGTGCCGAGCGAGACGTCCGGGGTCTGCACGCCGAAGCCGAAGTAGCTCAGGCCCGTCTCGGCGATCACCGCGGAGCCGACGTTGATGGTCGCGTCGATGATCAGCAGCGACGCCATGTTCGGCACGATGTGCTTGAAGATGATCCGCCCCGGCGACTGCCCCATGTACCTGGCGGCCTTGACGAACTCGCGCTCCTTGAGCGTGAGCGTCATGCCGCGCACGATGCGGGCGGTGATCATCCACTGGAACGCCGCGAGCAGCAGCACGAACAGCAGCCAGGACTTGCCGCGGAACGCCGGGCTGAGGATCGCGATGATCAGGAACGACGGGAGCACCAGCAGCAGGTCGACCACCCACATCAGGCCCTTGTCGACCCAGCCGAGGAAGTAGCCCGCCACCGCGCCGACCAACGCCGCGAACCCGGTCGAGATGACCGCCACCAGCAGACCGATGAGCAGCGACTTCTGGAGTCCGCGCATGGTCTGCGCGAACATGTCGGTACCGATCTTGTCGGTGCCGAAGATGTGGTCCGGGTAGGGCGCCTGGAGGAACGCGGTGTAGTCCTGCTCGTCGTAGCTCCACTTGGACAGCAGCGGGCCGACGAACGCCAGCAGGTACATCAGCACGATGACGACCAGGCCGAAGAGCGCGAACTTGTTGCGCAGGAACCGGGTCAGGACGAGCCTGCCCCTGGTCGTGGACTTGCCGGGATCCGGCGCGGCGTCGACGGGGCTGCCCGAGGCGGCACCCGAGGTACCCGCGGAGTCGCCCTCGTTGAGGATTACGGTCACGTCGTCACCCTGCCTAGATGCGGATTCGGGGGTCGAGAGCCGCGTAGAGCACGTCGGCCAGCCATCCGGAGAAGAGCACGCAGACCGCGACGAACAGCGTCACCGTGGCCGTCACGTTGGTGTCCTGCGTGGAGATGCCGGTGATCAGCCAGTCGCCCATGCCGAACCAGCTGAACAGCCGCTCGGTGAACGTGCCGCCCACCACCAGCAGGCCGAAGCCGAACGCGAACAGCGTGGCCATCGGGATCAGCGCCGTGCGCAGGCCGTGCTTGAACAGCGCCTTGCGGCGGGTGAGGCCCTTGGCCTGCGCGGTCCGCAGGAAGTCGCTGCCCAGCACGTCGAGCATCGACGAGCGCTGGTAGCGGCTGTAGTAGGCGACCTGGCCGAGTGCGATCGTCAGCGTCGGCACGATGAGGTGCTGCACCCGGTCCAGCAGCGACGCTATCCAGCTGCCCTCGAAGCCCGGTGTCGTCTCGCCGGTGAACAGCAGGACGTTGTCGC
This window contains:
- a CDS encoding ABC transporter ATP-binding protein, coding for MTSAELLFDSADRPAPTGPVLEVNDLAVSFPSESGRVRAVRGLSYQVSPGEVLGIVGESGSGKSVSSLAVMGLLPPQARITGSIKFQGRELIGLNDGELSKIRGKRVAMVFQDPLSALTPVYTVGDQIAEALLVHRGAKISKQAAAKRAVELLDLVGIPNAVERAKAFPHEFSGGMRQRAVIAMAIANDPDLIIADEPTTALDVTVQAQVLEVLKTAQEVTGAGIVIITHDLGVVAGFADRLMVMYAGKAVETGQVDEIYARPRMPYTLGLLGSIPRLDVGEKQPLVPIVGQPPSLTDLPPGCPFAPRCPMEIDACRTAEPELVDVDGSPEHRAACIRTDELAAKDTDGAEAAVEIFGAEVIEVAPIAKVPREERKVVLQLSGLVKHYPVTKGVVLKRRVGTVHAVDGISFDIREGETLGVVGESGCGKTTTLMEILNLQKPMGGTLSVLGQDAATLNAKSRKAIRRDLQVVFQDPMAALDPRLPIFDVIAEPLQVHGFEKSVIDKRIPELLDLVGLRREHASRYPAEFSGGQRQRIGIARALALEPKLIVLDEPVSALDVSIQAGVINLLEELKAKLGLSYLFVAHDLSVVRHIADRVAVMYLGKIVEIGQVDQVFDAPRHPYTQALLSAIPIPDPVKERQRERILVTGDLPSPANPPSGCRFRTRCFLHATLPEDKQRTCVEVEPPRQEQGEDHEAACHFAQTRQVL
- a CDS encoding ABC transporter family substrate-binding protein, with the translated sequence MSRRVLARVAAPVAALALVLTACGSGPTGSDQGLKGADQQEQGKDDINPVEVSKLKEGGEFKWPVDSLADNWNYNNVDGTVASGARMISAVMPNIFSQNADSTIAMDKDYLEDASVTSQDPQVVTYKLNPKAKWSDGTAFSWEDFAAQAKANNGTDPAFLTASTTGYEDIEKVEKGASDQEVKVTFKKKFAEWKSLFGPLYPKSLNATADEFNKGWVDGPKLTAGPFKIGTIDLTGKLVTVVRDDAWWGEKPKLDKITFRVIDRTALADSLANGAIDWYDIGSNVDLYKRAQQTPGIKIRQAVTPDYNHLTFNGAASAVMSDAKVRTSVMQGIDTATISKAILGPIQPDPKVLGNHIFLLGAKEYKDNAAVAKFDKEAAKKGLDDAGWKLEGDVRKKDGKDLAIRFVIPTPNPTSDQVSKLVQTQLKEVGVKVDIQAVPSADFFKSHINVGDFDITSFRWLSTAFPISSSKSIYALDPANVNQNYGRVGSDDINKLFDEANSELDDTKRSDLANQIDEAIWKSGHQLPIFQSPGAVAVRENIANFGAVGFANSPYDYIHIGFTS
- a CDS encoding ABC transporter permease, with product MTGFLLRRLVNYVVLAFVATFLAFSLASITFDPIGVLQQRNPPPPAATIDAKRHDLHLDQPIPQRFFTWMGGVVQGDFGRTIADRPITDELGRRVGVSLRLFLLGITIGILFGVLLGVVSAIRQYKFSDYLATLFSFVVLSTPVFVLGTVLKLGAQNLNNSMGDNVLLFTGETTPGFEGSWIASLLDRVQHLIVPTLTIALGQVAYYSRYQRSSMLDVLGSDFLRTAQAKGLTRRKALFKHGLRTALIPMATLFAFGFGLLVVGGTFTERLFSWFGMGDWLITGISTQDTNVTATVTLFVAVCVLFSGWLADVLYAALDPRIRI
- a CDS encoding ABC transporter permease — its product is MTVILNEGDSAGTSGAASGSPVDAAPDPGKSTTRGRLVLTRFLRNKFALFGLVVIVLMYLLAFVGPLLSKWSYDEQDYTAFLQAPYPDHIFGTDKIGTDMFAQTMRGLQKSLLIGLLVAVISTGFAALVGAVAGYFLGWVDKGLMWVVDLLLVLPSFLIIAILSPAFRGKSWLLFVLLLAAFQWMITARIVRGMTLTLKEREFVKAARYMGQSPGRIIFKHIVPNMASLLIIDATINVGSAVIAETGLSYFGFGVQTPDVSLGTLIASGSDSALTYAWLFLIPAGFLVVFVLAVNFVGDGLRDALDPTSSRGRKREKKADLDEDRPSHVPEPDTTTSSTTTSGGGKA
- a CDS encoding DUF3592 domain-containing protein, which encodes MFRIRAVRHGVAAVAVVLVLCAGVAVAALLSFTSASDRIGALTGRAVGQVVRVAQNTVELNWPLPDGTYRTALVDVPGRPPAPGQKTQVAYDPADPDHVVMPGAELLVQADRALSGLAFTAAVVLLVLAATAWRLLTRARAARRPTRKARVRRVRVQSGLIVRSWLEVDGPRERWIPVYYDPALVAMPSPADVVLHGDPQRDRLVVVQTGDVLLYPSGPVTSKHPRGRRGDSPSEPDPDVVAAARAAGWPRQLRGDAVLVIPAPFIGLFWAYLDGSGFSGWLAATLVTAGMGLWVAAWRGADPS